The Rhododendron vialii isolate Sample 1 chromosome 8a, ASM3025357v1 genome has a window encoding:
- the LOC131336307 gene encoding protein FD-like, translating to MEDEWGDINLASLHDNPGSRPDPSRTSNFLPLTFQEFLTRPLNSTNPQTTTIHGGGYTTSECPSPPPATTLSLNPGPGHPFSFPLGSNPFYQPPPGFPNGPDSMNVDPFDGLASSCSRLPDFGRKRYQEAENSSSGDQRNKRMIKNRESAARSRARKQECVSLFCFFL from the coding sequence ATGGAAGACGAATGGGGAGACATAAACCTGGCCTCCCTCCACGACAACCCGGGATCCAGGCCCGACCCGTCCCGCACCAGCAACTTCCTTCCCCTCACCTTTCAAGAATTTCTCACCCGGCCCTTGAACAGCACCAACCCACAAACAACCACCATCCACGGCGGCGGCTACACAACGTCGGAGTGTCCTTCGCCGCCGCCGGCCACCACTCTGAGCCTGAATCCTGGCCCCGGTCACCCGTTCAGCTTCCCTCTTGGATCAAACCCGTTTTACCAGCCCCCACCCGGGTTCCCAAATGGGCCTGACTCTATGAACGTAGACCCTTTTGATGGGTTGGCTTCGTCTTGTTCGAGGTTGCCGGATTTTGGACGGAAAAGGTACCAGGAAGCGGAAAATAGTAGCTCCGGCGACCAGAGAAATAAGCGGATGATTAAGAACAGGGAGTCGGCTGCTCGGTCGAGGGCTAGAAAACAGGAATGTGTCTCTCTGTTTTGCTTTTTTCTCTAA
- the LOC131298349 gene encoding uncharacterized protein LOC131298349, which produces MPDLDENDPFKREIRKSFQMFPQLPNNLLVGVRVVEVFLLPNLLEEAYESTALILLRRYFNGEAAQHVIQELVADLVPGIAQSYFGGKLRIDLAENEEYVLLLMGLNGYVFGRVQEAMNYLEEAELLSCLSRIFIAAVDYFNAPEVICNGIPNPF; this is translated from the exons ATGCCTGACTTGGATGAAAATGACCCCTTTAAAAGGGAGATAAGGAAGTCCTTCCAGATGTTCCCTCAACTACCTAACAATTTGCTCGTTGGTGTCAGAGTTGTAGAAGTTTTTTTGCTTCCAAATTTGCTGGAG GAAGCATATGAGTCAACTGCACTAATTCTTTTGAGAAG GTATTTCAACGGGGAGGCGGCCCAACATGTGATACAAGag TTGGTTGCTGATTTAGTACCGGGAATTGCTCAATCGTACTTCGGTGGAAAACTTCGCATCGACTTGGCCGAAAATGAAGAGTACGTTCTGCTCCTCATGGGGTTGAACGGTTATGTGTTCGGCCGAGTGCAG GAAGCGATGAACTACTTGGAGGAAGCTGAACTTCTTTCATGTCTTAGTCGGATCTTCATTGCTGCAGTCGACTATTTCAACGCACCAGAGGTAATATGCAATGGAATCCCCAATCCTTTCTAG